Part of the Oreochromis aureus strain Israel breed Guangdong linkage group 20, ZZ_aureus, whole genome shotgun sequence genome, AATCCTGCAAACAAGGTCTCGACAAGTCGCTGACTTCACTGAATTACAGCAAATATTAAACGCTGACATCAGCCGACACCTGCCTCTCTGGGTGACTTTAGCTGTGATGATCTCATGCGATAagagctttttctttctttcttttttctttttcagagcaGTGACTATTTTTTGCTCCTTTGAACTCTTCAACTCTGTCCTCCTCCTTTATTTAAGCTCCCCTTTGACCTCCTTCAAAAACTCTTTCTCTCAGCCTCCTGCTACATCACactcacaaatacacacacattcagaaacacatacacatcCATTTCCTCCAGGAGCTCCTTCGTGGCTTTAATGCTGTCTGAAAATCTGTCTGCTCTGTCAGTCAGACTCACTGTCTTCTCCCTTCGTTATACTTAAAGGGGGGAAAATGCCtttgtgtttgctgtttttcagtAACTCTAAGTAGGGGTGCTgaggagaacacacacacacgaacacacacttacacacaggTAAATTATTTACACTTCTATCAGCCTTAATGGATCTGTCAATTACATTACAGGCTCAATCTATAAGTCCTCTGCAAACGGTCTTCCTCCCATAATGAACAACAGCTTCATATATATTTGATCTGAGAGAATATATATGACATGATGAATGATAATGGATGGTCATCCTGCTGTTATCCAGCATTAAACCCTTCTTCCCTCTAAAAGAAGGGATGATAACGTCTCGGATAGGGTTACCTAACAGTCTGAGTTGAGCCTCTGATACTAAATCTAGTGTCTTtgtgctgaaaactgaagctttCCACCTACAGTTTGTCTTCTCTCTGCTGTAAACAGCAGCTTTGCGCTGCCCTCTCTTTCACTTTCTATCTCTTGCATTGCGTGTTTGCTCTGTTTGGCTGCCCTGCTGCCATGGTCTTTCCTCCCTCACTCTGGTCTTTCATATATAATGCACGTTAAACAAACAGACATGTCAGAGCCACTCAAATATATGTCTATCCCTCCACCCTCTCTACCCCCTCCACCCCCATCCTGGGACcggggtgtgtatgtgtgtgtatgtgtgcgtgtgtcagtGGGAAGGGATGGGGGGAACCACATATCAAAGGCCTCCCTGTGCAGAGGTCCATCTGTACTACAGTCGGCtgcaaaaaaatataaacagtgGATTCTACaaggggagggaaaaaaatctatCTTTTTCAAAACAGTGAACCTACTTCATCACATCCAGTCATACTAGTGAATAGCAGTTTGGTGCAGAATCCTTAGAATTGCAGGCTCGTATCTGAGTTATAACAAAAGAGTGCCATTTCTTTTATCAACAACTTTATCTGCGAAGGAGCTTTGTGTGCATGTTAGTGTCTAAACATAAAAGTCCCAGCTTGTGTACTGTCAGCGAGTGTACAAAGCAGTGTTTGATCCATACAAATGCAGACCCAACTCCGTTTTGTCCCTTGTGGCTCAGAGCGCTAAAGTCTGTCAGTAAGATTGATTTCCCTCGTCACTTACTTTACATGTAAATTTAAATTTCTCTGTTAAGGCATGGAGAGGATAAGCTGCTGCGCTGGCTCACTCTTCAATTGTATACATGCATAAATAAACACAGACGCGCGCATACACACACTCATCTACAAAAATCCCAATTTTCCAGGTGCAGAGGTCTGTAGAATAGAGCCAGAGCCACTCATACAGAAACTGCATTATTCTCCATCAGCAATGTGGAGAGTTGGAGCTATTATACCATCCACCACTAGCATGCACATACAAGTGGAGTTTGCCACTTGACAGAGAGCGCGATGGGGCCTGAAAAGAACCAGGGTGTGAGTGGGATCGTGCTTGATCAGCGGCAAACTAAgttcattgtcattttcataCAGAGTATGCTCCACTTGTGCTGCAGTAATGTGATGCAAAATGAATAACTGCACACTTTACAGGCACATTGTACAGCATTTCAAGTTGAAAGCTCCCTGAGTGTCGCTGTATGTGTTTTCTTAGATCAGCAGATCGCTGCCTTTTTAGCTTTGCTACGCTGAAGCTCAAGATTGAATATATTTCAAATTTATAGCATAATAAAGTCATTAGTAGTACATAAAGGTAGATGAATTTGTCTCTGATACAGCAGCCTCACCTGAGTGGTAAGAATAAATAAGGAATAAGTGATTTGCTCTACTCTTTCCACCCACTGTAGGCGAAGCAAAAGCTGGTTTTATTCAGACAACCAATACACACAGTGACTCAGAGTGTATACTGTGTATGGATGAAATGGGCTCGAGAGGCTTTTCCACTCACACAAAGCAAATATCTGTCCAGGAATAAGATATTGATTTGTCATTTCCCAGAGCTGGAGCTTTGTAAATAGGCTGAGCAGATGTGTGACTGGTGATTCCTGATAATTGTTGTCCAATAACAGTCAGGTGCCTTTTGATTTGAACTTGGATGTACTGTAATGTAGATCATCATTCATGTTACCCGGCAAGTGCGCACAtccaataaacacacacaggcacacgtTCTATTTGGTATGCACGCAACGAGCCGACTCTGCTCAaccaaaaacaatcaaatatttATTCCCATGTTTACAGCGTTCCATTTTCACAATATTACCAGCAACACATTTCTCCGCGTCGACATGAGAGTTAGAGATTCTTGCTCTGAGGAGGCGCGCCCAGGTGGAGAAGCTATTTAGTTTACAGTTTAGCTGCATTGATGAATTAGAGCAGCAGTgagtgtattttctttttctggccACGGAATTTGAgctaattttaaagaaaaaaaataaaatacatacataTTTTGTCCTCCCCTGCTGCTTTTCATTTTTGCACTAAATAAATTATCGTTAGACATGCTGCACCACTTTAAGTTCTGTTGCTTTGTGTTGCATTGTACATATGCAGTTCCTGTGTATATTGCACACACTGCATGTTTTTATAGCCATTATTCTTCATATTATAGAAAATCTATAGCTTGTAAAGCTGCAGAGTTTTTTGTGCAAATTTTGCCTTATTCTCCTTAATAATCCaaggtattttatttttttatgtctcCCATCGAATTCTATTAGTCActtctttttgtatttattgaaatgtctctatttcataataataataataataataataataataataatttcataataagtcttataaacttttttaaattaagtatAATTTAAGCTTATAGAACACTTCTGTCACTACAGTGCAATGTGTGAGCATCTCCACCAGATGACACTAAATGCTCAGAGCTGGGGAGGTTTTCTGCAGTTAAATCATCCACCCACTGGATGGaagcaaacagaaataaaatgatagtGAAAGGAATAACCGGAAATGATTTTACTGCAATACCGGATAAAATAAGGGAGAAAAAGCAGCGGGAGAAAAGAAGCGATGGTGAACTTGTGACGCGTCTCCTGTTTATCCGCTAAAAGTTGCGTTTGTTTACTATCTTTGTTATTCGGGCTGTTACGTTAAATGGTAAGAGAAAAGCACAAATACGTTCCGCCTGTAGCCTGCTTGGTGTATGAGAGCGAGTCTGTAAAGCGCATCTGGAAGTGATCGATAGCAGATGCCGCACAAACCCAGGAAGTGCAGAGATTAAAGGGATTTAGAATAGAAGTGCTGGATGTAGAACAAAGGCTTTGCGTCCTTCATGCACTGAAAGTAATAAACTCTGTTAGCACATGGGCGTGTGACGTAggctaagaaaaaaaagttgataaaatgATTATGCGCATGCTGAAATTATGATATCGGATCAGTGTACATCAGTATTAACGCTTATTTGAACAACGCTACTGTTACAAACGATTGAGTTGCTGTAGACACTGGCTGGTCTGTGGTCtaactggaaaaaaatattaatgccACTTAATTTTCTTCATGTCCGAAGCTTACAGAAAAGATAACATAAGCACTGTATAACTTCCCATGTATCACAGTGTGAAATACACTCACCAGTCACTTCATTAGGAGTTTGCTAGCAGTGGGTGGGACCCCCTCGTATCattgattcaacaaggtgctggaaacatttctcagagattttAGTCCATAATGACATGatggcatcacacagttgctgcagacttAATTGGCTGCGTATCCAGGATGCAACTCAACTATTCTACCACGTCCCAAAGGTGATCTAtttgattgagatctggtgactgtggcgtccatttgagtacagtgaactcattgacATGATCGACtaaccagtttgagattatttgagtTGTATAGGTAGGATGTCCTGTTTAAACGGTGCTCAGTTGGGGCCCAAAGTGTACGGCAAAAGTATCCtgcacaccattacaccactaCAAGGTGCTGAATtcataatttgtctttttgcCAAATTCTCAACCTACCATCCAAATGtcgcagcagaaattgagactaaTCGCACAAGGCAATGTTTTACAGTCTTCTATTATTTCATTTCAGTCACCTGATGCAAATGgtggttgtaatgagtggttatttgagttactattGCCTTCCTCACATTTCTCAGCAGTTTGGCTATTTTAATCTCTGAGAACTGCCGCTCACTTGTTACTTTCTCTGTTTCTGATCTTTCTCTGTAAATTCTAAAGATGGTTTGTTACGGCCATGGCTGGGCATGACTTGCTCTCTTTCCTGCCGTAGATACTCCCCTTTCTCTGCTGTCCTTTCTATTCAACAATTAGGCTATGAGTACTTAAGACCAGGGATAGCTGAACTCCAGTCCTAGAGAGCCTTTGCAGTTAGCTGAGTTGCATATGGCTTAACTGCTTATGCCTGCTCTGTGGAGTAGAGGGcatttttaaccatttaacTTTTTTGATATGCTCTTATGCATCAAATCTTTTCATGCTTATAGTGACTTGTCTGTCTTCTTTAGTATagttattaattaaaaaaaactttatttcatcTATATTTTTGTCTCCTTGTCTCTTTTTCCCCCAACCTGGATGCTTTTTGTTACTTCCCTGCATTCCCTCGACTTTTAGAGGAATGTAACATGAttttgtgggaaaatcccaaacTTTCTTCCCTATTCTAATTCTGAGGTTCAATTTGACTGTATCTACATACCTAAATACATTCAGTTTCTACCATATGATTGGCTAATTAAATATCTGAGTTAAGGATCAGTTGCACTAGTATACCCAATGAAGTGGCCGGTGAGTTTATTTTATCAGAGGTTGTCATCAGAGATTGTGGTTTTCAACACGCTATAACATATTATGTTGCATATTACATGTTAAATTATGTTAAATGTTACAGTTTTATATACTAAAGAAAAATGGCTGCAAAATTGAAACATTTATTCATTAAATATCTTAAACAGTCTTGAATATTTCCCATTGTACATTCTTCATCCACTGGATTACTGGAGACACTTGAATGagtcattaaaataaatgtgagAATATCTCATTTTTCCATAGCCACGTAAATTAAAAGGCAGCCAGGAATATGTTTAGCAGTGATTATGCAGGCATGTGCAGGACAATTAAGTGTTACATTAGAGCCTGATAGACATATTTATCAAGTGAGCAATGTAATTGGCTAGTATTGGCTTAGAACAGATATATAAGCATTGATGCACATGTTATCGGTCATGCAGCAACttgaaaactttgtttttgttttgtttttcttttaaaatcattAGAAGGCAATGAATGCTTGTGGTAATGTAGACATGCTGTCATTGCCTAGTTTGACCAGCAGAGGGACCCTGACTCTGTCTGCAGCACATTTAGCAGAATAGCGTCACCGCTACAATTATTACTACTAGAAATATTggagaatggatggatattggagctgtttacttttttttgaaaGTTTAATTTAGTCAAAAGGTTTTTGGTTGAGTTTGTTAGATATGTCATATCTGTGCTTTTATTAAAAGAGTTCTTCATCAACTTGTTTTGCCAGGAGTTGATTTAAATCAGTCATGGCTGAGGAATCAGGAGAGGAAATCCAGCTACTCAGAAGCCAGAAGCCAAAGCTTATAGAAATCCTAAGTGCGGATCCTGACTTTGTACTCCAGCATGCAGATGCTCGCCGTCTGCTGTCTCGTCACGCCTACCAGCATGTGAAATCTTGCCGCATTCCTAGTGAAAAAGTGACAGAGCTTTTGGATCATGTCATACAGAGAGGTCCCGAAGCAGCAAAAGACCTACTGGAGCTTTTCAAGGATAACGACTTGCAAGAAACCTTCCCAAAGCTTGACTTTATTAACAAACTGAAAATCAACACACAGTCCTCAAGTAGGTTAAAATTTGCTCATGTTCAGCAATCTTTTATTCCAGTTAGATTTCTATTTCTGATCTATAAATAGAAACTTTTTTTCACTTCCAAGGGGGAAAAGAAAcctcagaaaaaagaaaacgagCACCTGAGATACCAGATGTCATTCCAAACAAAAAGATCTGCAACAACGGTGAGTGGCAATGACTGAAATATATTCCACTGTCAAACTCTGTAAAACATTCACATACTGTAACTGTCTCATCCCACAGGCTCTGGCATGGTGAGTGAGAAACAGCTGATGTGTGTGGCCCGTACCATCGGCAAATCTTGGAGGGCGATTGGCATAGAAGTTCTGGGAATCTCATCTGTAAAGCTGGAGCAAATCGAAGAGGACCATAATCTCCATGTGGACCGAGTCTTTGCCATGCTGCGTTACTGGCGTAACTCACAGAGGGAAAAAGCCACACCCACTCAACTGCATTCACTTCTCAGTCAGGGAGAGTGGATGTTGCCACCTGAAAGCATTGACTTCCTGTTGAAGACTGACTGATTACTTACCCTAGAGTAATCAGTCCTTATAAAGGAAATGTTTTTACTGAGAAGTCGGATCATAAATATCAGGGCTTAAACaagattttattgtttactgcGCTGCATTTAGCACTACTGTACTTAATActgtacattttaaataatgcaTTAACAATTATCCTAGAAAAGTCATAAAAGTTTAGTCTCATGAAATGTCTTAcaagattttttatttcttttttctgttgtggTATCTGTAATATGATTTTTATTCACCCTTAATTTGAGAAGATAATGCAAAGCAAGCTATGCTAACTTTATTTgaacagcattttctttttatgttggGATTATTCATCTTAGGGATGGAGCTCAGCAGTCCACATGAAGCAGCagagaaaagaacattttcaaaaCTCATCTCTTTCATGGAAAACAACTGCAAAGGACAGATGCGGGAAAACCTTAATACCACTTGAAATAACTTTTTGTAATAGTTGTATTATTCTTTCAACTgctataaaataaacaatatctTATTTTTACTCTTTTATCCACTGTTTAAGAATTGCAAATGGGGCACAGATGACTGGAAG contains:
- the zgc:174906 gene encoding uncharacterized protein zgc:174906 yields the protein MAEESGEEIQLLRSQKPKLIEILSADPDFVLQHADARRLLSRHAYQHVKSCRIPSEKVTELLDHVIQRGPEAAKDLLELFKDNDLQETFPKLDFINKLKINTQSSRGKETSEKRKRAPEIPDVIPNKKICNNGSGMVSEKQLMCVARTIGKSWRAIGIEVLGISSVKLEQIEEDHNLHVDRVFAMLRYWRNSQREKATPTQLHSLLSQGEWMLPPESIDFLLKTD